A region from the Mycolicibacterium phlei genome encodes:
- the crcB gene encoding fluoride efflux transporter CrcB: MLGYDGRELLAVFVGGAIGTVARAASETLVAPEPGQWPWSTFAVNLVGAFLLGYVASRLPVGSYRRPLLGTGLCGGLTTFSTMQVEILRMIERDHVVLAAGYAGASIAAGLLCAWLGYRWARR, translated from the coding sequence GTGCTCGGTTACGACGGTCGCGAACTGCTCGCTGTGTTCGTCGGCGGTGCGATCGGGACCGTCGCACGCGCCGCGTCCGAGACGCTGGTCGCGCCCGAGCCCGGGCAGTGGCCGTGGTCGACGTTCGCGGTCAACCTGGTCGGCGCATTCCTGCTCGGTTACGTCGCCAGCCGACTGCCCGTCGGCAGCTACCGCCGCCCCCTGCTGGGCACCGGGCTGTGCGGCGGCCTCACGACCTTCTCGACGATGCAGGTGGAGATCCTGCGCATGATCGAACGCGACCACGTCGTGCTGGCCGCCGGGTACGCGGGCGCCAGCATCGCCGCCGGACTGCTGTGCGCGTGGCTGGGTTACCGGTGGGCGCGGCGGTGA
- the crcB gene encoding fluoride efflux transporter CrcB yields MMWVGIAVCGGLGAVSRFLVDRAVSRRLPSLFPTGIFVVNITGAFLLGLLTALTLGPTTSALAGLAFVGAYTTFSTWMTQTLDLRDDGRAALAVLNIVLSLALGLAAAALGHWLGGRL; encoded by the coding sequence ATGATGTGGGTGGGCATCGCCGTGTGCGGTGGCCTGGGCGCGGTGTCACGTTTCCTGGTCGACCGGGCGGTGTCGCGCCGGCTGCCCAGCCTGTTCCCGACGGGCATCTTCGTCGTCAACATCACCGGCGCGTTCCTGCTCGGCCTGCTGACCGCCCTCACGCTCGGGCCGACGACGTCGGCGCTGGCCGGGCTGGCCTTTGTCGGCGCGTACACGACGTTCTCCACGTGGATGACGCAGACGCTGGACCTGCGCGACGACGGGCGCGCGGCGCTCGCGGTCCTGAACATCGTGCTCAGCCTGGCGCTGGGGCTGGCGGCGGCAGCCCTGGGCCACTGGCTCGGCGGCCGGCTGTAG